The Aminiphilus circumscriptus DSM 16581 genome contains a region encoding:
- a CDS encoding DUF72 domain-containing protein, whose protein sequence is MGELRVGTCSWTDKGLVGSGWYPEGIRDARGRLGYYASRFDTVEVDSSYYAIPREDAAYRWVARTPRNFLFNIKVFGLFTYHRVPRAHFPPWAREAVPVSVERPSLEDLPLALRSALWERFHRAVLPLHSLGRLGYLLFQLPPWFRFEERRLAYLRRVAEVCRPMKAAVEVRHRSWIEEAARESFLDVLRQENLAYVAVDEPELSWTVPPHWFRTASWGTVLRFHGRNVEAWKKPGASVAERFGYNYSMEELRSWKERILSELGSEGRVFVLFNNCAADFAVRNALSMKVLLGLLPATSAGEQMRFEGMEEDEVSSGPVS, encoded by the coding sequence GTGGGAGAGCTGCGCGTGGGAACGTGTTCCTGGACGGACAAGGGACTCGTCGGAAGCGGCTGGTATCCCGAGGGTATCCGGGATGCCCGGGGGCGGTTGGGATATTACGCGTCCCGTTTCGACACCGTGGAGGTGGACAGCTCTTATTATGCGATTCCCCGGGAAGATGCGGCCTATCGCTGGGTGGCGAGGACGCCCCGGAATTTTCTGTTCAATATCAAGGTGTTCGGGCTCTTCACGTATCATCGCGTTCCCCGGGCGCACTTTCCTCCCTGGGCAAGAGAAGCCGTTCCCGTCTCGGTGGAGCGCCCGAGCCTGGAGGACCTTCCCCTGGCGCTCCGGAGCGCACTCTGGGAGCGTTTTCACCGGGCGGTGCTGCCGCTGCATTCTTTGGGGCGGCTCGGGTACCTGCTTTTTCAGCTTCCTCCCTGGTTTCGTTTCGAGGAACGACGCCTCGCGTATCTGCGGCGCGTCGCCGAGGTCTGTCGTCCCATGAAAGCGGCGGTGGAAGTGCGGCATCGCTCGTGGATCGAAGAGGCGGCGCGGGAGTCCTTTCTCGATGTTCTTCGGCAGGAGAATCTCGCCTATGTGGCCGTGGACGAGCCGGAGCTTTCCTGGACGGTGCCGCCCCACTGGTTTCGCACCGCTTCATGGGGAACGGTCCTTCGTTTCCATGGGCGTAATGTCGAAGCGTGGAAAAAGCCGGGGGCTTCCGTTGCGGAGCGCTTCGGCTACAATTATTCCATGGAGGAGCTTCGTTCCTGGAAGGAGCGAATCCTCTCGGAGCTGGGGAGTGAAGGGCGGGTTTTCGTGCTCTTCAACAATTGTGCCGCGGATTTTGCGGTACGGAACGCCCTGTCGATGAAAGTCCTGCTCGGGCTTCTTCCGGCGACTTCGGCGGGAGAGCAGATGCGGTTCGAGGGTATGGAGGAGGATGAAGTCTCTTCAGGACCGGTTTCGTGA
- a CDS encoding glutamine synthetase III, whose product MKDKRPSEMFGELVFSRRVMAGRIPKDVNEKLQAAIEGREKLDNSVAGIVAAAMKEWALSKGATHYTHWFHPRTDLTAEKHMAFLNVDNEGLPLESFSGGELIQSEPDASSLPSGGMRSTFEARGYTAWDPTSPAFVVGNGDGATLCIPSVFFSYDGTPLDMKTPLLRAINAIEERALRLLRLFGNRGVKWVHATVGAEQEFFLVDEELARKRPDLLFCGRTLLGNLPPKGQQMEDHYFGSIHPRVLACMEEMEDELARLGIVIRTRHNEVGPGQFEFAPQFSEANLAADQNQIMMDIMRKTARKHGFRLLLHEKPFAGLNGSGKHTNFSLQDSEGRNLLNPSVSNQKRGLQFLAFLGALLLGASKHGGLLRACIASPGNMHRLGGNEAPPAIMSVYLGDFLNRLLEDIEEGLPEFGNVKGEIDLGLSRLPAIRSDNSDRNRTAPIAFTGNKFEFRAPGAPQSLGGPLTALFSLWAWGIEEVANRLEANLNAGKELPDAALDVIRHAAATSRNVRFEGNCYTQEWAEEAQRRGLPVAHSTPEALRLFLTPENRSLLADLGVMSEREIHAYYETRLHQFNTTMNIDMGVLASMVREGVLPALAKQIALEGNALSHLPAAAAEGPCGVVLEKLGRLKADLHEAVQRLEALQADLDTLPLEEEAEGMVRKALPLLEGIRGLCNEVERNVALEFWPYPRYRELATLK is encoded by the coding sequence ATGAAAGACAAAAGGCCGTCGGAAATGTTCGGAGAACTCGTTTTCTCTCGGCGGGTCATGGCAGGCAGAATACCAAAGGATGTGAACGAAAAACTCCAGGCCGCCATCGAAGGGCGGGAGAAACTCGACAACTCCGTCGCGGGGATCGTCGCCGCCGCGATGAAGGAATGGGCGCTCTCGAAAGGCGCCACCCACTACACGCACTGGTTCCACCCCCGAACGGACCTCACGGCGGAAAAGCACATGGCTTTTCTCAATGTGGACAACGAAGGACTTCCCCTCGAATCCTTCTCGGGAGGCGAACTCATCCAGAGCGAGCCCGACGCCTCCTCTCTCCCCTCGGGGGGAATGCGCTCCACCTTCGAGGCCAGGGGATACACCGCCTGGGATCCCACCAGCCCCGCCTTCGTCGTCGGCAATGGAGACGGCGCCACGCTCTGCATTCCCTCAGTGTTCTTTTCCTATGACGGAACCCCCCTGGACATGAAGACTCCCCTCCTGCGGGCCATCAACGCCATCGAAGAACGGGCGCTTCGCCTGCTTCGGCTCTTCGGCAACCGGGGAGTCAAATGGGTGCACGCCACGGTGGGAGCGGAACAGGAGTTCTTTCTCGTCGACGAGGAACTCGCAAGAAAACGCCCGGATCTGCTTTTCTGCGGCCGCACGCTTTTGGGCAATCTGCCGCCCAAAGGACAACAGATGGAGGATCACTACTTCGGATCCATCCATCCCCGCGTTCTCGCCTGCATGGAAGAGATGGAGGACGAGCTCGCGAGGCTCGGCATCGTCATCCGGACAAGGCACAACGAAGTAGGTCCCGGACAGTTCGAGTTCGCGCCCCAGTTTTCCGAGGCCAATCTCGCCGCCGACCAGAACCAGATCATGATGGACATCATGCGCAAGACAGCTCGCAAGCATGGCTTTCGGCTTCTTCTCCACGAGAAGCCCTTCGCGGGGCTCAACGGAAGCGGCAAACACACGAATTTCTCCCTTCAGGACAGCGAAGGGCGCAATCTTCTGAATCCTTCCGTGAGCAATCAGAAGCGGGGACTCCAGTTCCTCGCCTTCCTGGGGGCACTTCTGCTCGGCGCCTCCAAACACGGCGGTCTTCTCAGGGCTTGCATCGCCTCTCCCGGAAACATGCATCGTCTCGGAGGCAATGAAGCTCCTCCGGCAATCATGAGCGTCTACCTCGGCGATTTTCTGAACCGCCTTCTGGAGGACATCGAAGAAGGTCTGCCCGAATTCGGAAACGTCAAGGGAGAGATCGATCTCGGTCTGAGCAGACTCCCCGCCATCCGTTCCGACAACTCGGACCGCAACCGAACCGCTCCCATCGCCTTCACGGGGAACAAGTTCGAATTCCGCGCCCCCGGCGCACCTCAGTCCCTCGGAGGGCCCCTGACGGCACTCTTCTCCCTCTGGGCATGGGGCATCGAAGAGGTCGCGAATCGGCTCGAAGCGAACCTGAACGCAGGAAAGGAACTTCCCGACGCCGCGCTTGACGTGATCCGCCATGCCGCCGCGACAAGCCGCAACGTGCGTTTCGAAGGAAACTGCTACACCCAGGAATGGGCCGAGGAAGCACAACGCAGGGGACTCCCCGTGGCTCACAGCACTCCCGAAGCGCTGCGCCTCTTCCTCACGCCCGAGAACCGCTCCCTGCTGGCCGATCTCGGCGTCATGAGCGAGCGGGAGATTCACGCCTACTACGAGACGCGACTTCACCAGTTCAACACGACCATGAACATCGACATGGGCGTTCTCGCCTCCATGGTCCGCGAGGGCGTGCTTCCCGCGCTGGCAAAACAGATCGCCCTCGAGGGAAACGCCCTTTCCCACCTTCCCGCCGCTGCGGCGGAAGGCCCCTGCGGTGTCGTCCTCGAAAAACTGGGACGTCTCAAGGCGGATCTCCACGAGGCAGTACAGCGTCTCGAAGCGCTGCAGGCGGACCTGGACACGCTCCCTCTCGAGGAAGAGGCGGAGGGAATGGTCCGCAAGGCACTTCCCCTTCTGGAGGGCATCCGCGGCCTGTGCAACGAAGTGGAGCGCAACGTGGCGCTGGAGTTTTGGCCCTACCCACGCTATCGGGAACTCGCCACCCTCAAATAG
- a CDS encoding Synerg-CTERM sorting domain-containing protein, protein MKRTQAIFMAVALCLALLVGPASAAWFDGPDAHVKPGPFAVNQDPATNGRNTDVTVGTYDSSRNFVTLEKYTDDTKPMLLVNLSADSPQFIAVSPDEDFDFMLIRGTQTTKNNDPGRFQEFNVVVSADASMGPIYGVQLRFEKAYVSGKEKDYASKYADEFSWKPGTPYVTTTSIVSQDSADVAVYWQGCCPVECSDVYKTTVYVSTLSSDQTTVLSADLFSFDLFVGILDCGIEKAWQFLPSTYDPYATFAHRDDMIIWGTKSYQDWTQWGTHVLNLGPFVVEKFVHPDTKEEYNRDWVVESIWNRTTYYMQADNDVYDDGLPHHGWSLVREGTDAAAGYKNRFLLKDEMNYFEWDNAKKYDLQIGDFDSATATPYQYLYGNTRKDKTSGNTLAWSTKIDRPAFVVNTDSAPASLLEKFYGKGTTMTAHSLSKDITPKFATYFGVPADAFMDDDGEFLPVHMIYKAWKPAGNIEDGGWVVSGDWEQVAPNFCQETKMQPQIWYDSVCLENNIVSDPCQNKHFTFYGKTLSDPVYEAVAETLGVEVADMMDICEEGCKPQATTDCVIGLTPPCNNVIFKEGEITVTFTDTHPEKTVITPFRVAAVFTKNEIQTKSAATATAITEAFAALPAIDAGPVNKLFDVLTIAKFSDRAGTVVTDLVEKAKAAGTPMGINNFFRLFPMEDKTYSVKAAWNAGLTLELSFYVVLVDGPAPAGSESVIAKNGYFVIYDGVADRTFVDPFALMTKCASEPTVTPTPEEGVAYKNLQEGYTTEDLSDEEKAEAEKLVPEGKVCSVELAADTVTGHPEDSTKGAIIEVTAYSEYLIVAQKTDGTWETLELPTASDFALAAVDEYEIADGGDFDLSDEEGKVEFKVAVCKLADAPTPTTGGGGGSSGCNTGFAPLALLLLAPLAVLLKK, encoded by the coding sequence GTGAAAAGGACGCAGGCAATCTTCATGGCAGTAGCTCTTTGCCTTGCATTGCTCGTCGGACCCGCAAGCGCTGCATGGTTTGATGGTCCGGATGCACACGTGAAGCCCGGTCCCTTTGCGGTGAATCAGGATCCTGCAACGAATGGCAGGAACACGGATGTTACGGTGGGGACTTATGACTCCTCGCGTAATTTCGTGACATTGGAGAAGTATACCGACGACACGAAGCCGATGCTGCTGGTGAATCTGAGTGCGGATTCTCCGCAGTTTATTGCCGTTTCTCCCGATGAGGACTTTGATTTCATGTTGATTCGGGGAACGCAGACCACAAAAAACAATGACCCTGGTCGCTTCCAGGAGTTCAATGTTGTTGTGAGTGCTGATGCCAGTATGGGTCCTATTTACGGTGTTCAGCTTCGTTTCGAGAAGGCGTATGTGTCCGGAAAAGAGAAGGACTACGCGAGCAAATACGCCGATGAGTTCTCTTGGAAGCCCGGTACGCCCTATGTGACCACTACGTCTATCGTGTCCCAGGATTCTGCGGATGTTGCCGTTTATTGGCAGGGGTGCTGCCCCGTCGAGTGCAGCGACGTCTACAAAACGACGGTCTACGTGAGCACGCTCTCCAGTGATCAGACCACCGTTCTCTCCGCGGATCTTTTCAGTTTCGACCTTTTTGTCGGCATTCTTGACTGCGGCATCGAGAAGGCGTGGCAGTTCCTTCCCTCCACGTATGACCCCTATGCGACGTTCGCTCATCGCGACGACATGATCATCTGGGGGACGAAGAGTTATCAGGATTGGACTCAGTGGGGAACCCACGTGCTTAATCTCGGTCCCTTCGTCGTGGAGAAGTTCGTCCATCCCGACACGAAAGAGGAGTACAACCGGGATTGGGTCGTCGAGTCCATCTGGAATCGGACAACCTATTACATGCAGGCGGATAACGACGTATACGATGATGGCCTTCCCCATCACGGTTGGTCCCTCGTTCGCGAAGGTACGGATGCGGCTGCTGGTTACAAGAACCGCTTCCTCCTGAAGGACGAGATGAACTACTTCGAATGGGATAATGCGAAGAAGTACGATCTGCAGATTGGTGATTTTGATTCCGCTACTGCAACGCCCTATCAGTACCTGTATGGCAACACGCGGAAGGACAAGACATCCGGCAACACGCTGGCTTGGTCTACGAAGATCGATCGCCCCGCGTTTGTTGTCAACACGGATTCGGCGCCTGCTTCCTTGCTGGAAAAGTTCTATGGCAAGGGAACGACGATGACGGCTCATTCTCTGAGCAAGGACATCACTCCCAAGTTCGCCACCTATTTCGGTGTTCCTGCGGATGCATTCATGGACGACGACGGGGAGTTCCTGCCGGTGCACATGATTTATAAGGCGTGGAAGCCTGCGGGGAATATTGAAGACGGCGGTTGGGTTGTCTCTGGTGACTGGGAGCAGGTTGCCCCGAACTTCTGCCAGGAAACAAAGATGCAGCCCCAGATTTGGTACGACTCCGTGTGCCTTGAGAACAATATCGTCAGCGATCCCTGCCAGAACAAGCACTTTACGTTCTACGGAAAGACGCTGTCCGATCCTGTGTACGAAGCTGTTGCCGAGACTCTGGGTGTCGAAGTAGCCGACATGATGGACATCTGTGAAGAGGGCTGCAAGCCCCAGGCGACGACGGATTGTGTCATCGGCCTGACGCCTCCCTGTAACAACGTCATCTTCAAGGAAGGCGAGATCACCGTCACCTTTACCGACACGCATCCTGAGAAGACGGTCATCACTCCCTTCCGGGTAGCTGCCGTCTTTACGAAGAACGAAATTCAGACGAAGTCCGCAGCGACTGCGACGGCGATCACCGAGGCGTTTGCCGCGCTGCCCGCCATCGACGCTGGCCCTGTGAACAAGCTCTTCGACGTTCTCACGATCGCCAAGTTCTCCGACCGGGCAGGCACTGTCGTCACCGACCTGGTTGAGAAGGCGAAAGCGGCGGGGACTCCCATGGGTATCAACAACTTCTTCCGCCTCTTCCCCATGGAGGACAAGACCTACTCTGTGAAGGCGGCGTGGAATGCGGGTCTGACCCTGGAGCTTTCCTTCTATGTCGTTCTCGTTGACGGTCCCGCACCTGCCGGTTCTGAGTCCGTCATCGCCAAGAACGGTTACTTCGTGATCTACGACGGCGTTGCGGATCGCACCTTCGTCGATCCCTTCGCGCTCATGACGAAGTGCGCTTCCGAGCCCACCGTGACGCCCACTCCCGAAGAGGGTGTTGCGTACAAGAACCTCCAGGAGGGTTACACGACGGAAGATCTCTCCGATGAGGAGAAGGCCGAAGCCGAGAAACTCGTCCCCGAGGGTAAGGTGTGCTCCGTTGAACTCGCAGCGGATACCGTTACTGGACATCCCGAGGACAGCACGAAGGGCGCCATCATCGAAGTGACTGCCTACTCGGAGTACCTTATTGTCGCCCAGAAAACGGACGGCACGTGGGAGACCCTCGAACTTCCCACCGCCAGCGACTTCGCCCTTGCAGCGGTTGACGAGTATGAAATCGCCGACGGTGGCGACTTCGACCTCAGCGACGAGGAAGGCAAGGTGGAGTTCAAGGTTGCTGTCTGCAAGCTGGCCGACGCGCCCACGCCCACCACTGGCGGTGGCGGCGGTAGCAGCGGTTGCAACACGGGCTTCGCGCCTCTGGCCCTGTTGCTTCTGGCGCCTCTCGCGGTTCTGCTGAAGAAGTAG
- a CDS encoding type II secretion system protein produces MRSTCSPWGPTAWREEREATRTLRTGNLSSRGFTLLELAVVLGILSVLALVVIPRVLARTEPDARLLQRLLWEAADRAGEFRVVRLSVESGRITAAISAGGGSGREEEWRPLSMQWIPEGADWRAEPASCYVAPDGSASPWRIERGQDRERRSWLVAVTGLVLQEGNTGKN; encoded by the coding sequence GTGAGATCGACCTGCTCTCCCTGGGGCCCGACGGCGTGGAGGGAGGAGAGGGAAGCAACGCGGACATTACGAACTGGTAACCTGTCGTCCCGGGGATTCACTCTCCTCGAACTTGCGGTGGTGCTGGGCATTCTGTCGGTTCTCGCGCTGGTGGTGATTCCCCGCGTCCTTGCCCGTACCGAACCGGACGCCCGCCTGCTGCAGCGCTTGCTCTGGGAGGCGGCGGACCGCGCCGGCGAATTTCGGGTGGTGCGGCTTTCCGTCGAGAGTGGACGCATCACGGCGGCGATTTCCGCCGGGGGCGGGAGCGGCAGGGAAGAAGAGTGGCGACCGCTTTCGATGCAGTGGATCCCCGAAGGCGCGGATTGGCGGGCGGAGCCCGCCTCCTGTTATGTCGCCCCGGACGGAAGTGCCTCGCCCTGGCGGATCGAGAGGGGGCAGGATCGGGAAAGAAGAAGCTGGCTCGTTGCCGTGACAGGACTTGTGTTGCAGGAGGGAAACACCGGAAAGAATTGA
- the gspG gene encoding type II secretion system major pseudopilin GspG codes for MAHRRARRPGFTLVEVMVVVVILGLLATLVVPRVMGQGEQARRTAASVQIKEIEQALDLFRLDNGFYPTTEQGIAALVTKPTLAPEPKNWRSGGYLKKVPVDPWGNPYLYRNPGDHGEIDLLSLGPDGVEGGEGSNADITNW; via the coding sequence TTGGCGCATCGACGCGCGCGCAGGCCGGGGTTCACCCTGGTGGAGGTCATGGTCGTGGTGGTCATTCTGGGACTGCTCGCCACATTGGTGGTGCCCCGCGTGATGGGGCAGGGCGAACAGGCCCGGCGCACCGCCGCGAGCGTGCAGATCAAGGAGATCGAGCAGGCTCTGGATCTCTTCCGTCTCGACAACGGTTTTTATCCCACCACGGAACAGGGCATCGCCGCCCTTGTGACCAAGCCGACCCTCGCCCCGGAGCCCAAAAACTGGCGTTCCGGCGGCTATCTCAAGAAGGTTCCCGTAGACCCCTGGGGCAATCCCTACCTCTATCGCAATCCCGGTGATCACGGTGAGATCGACCTGCTCTCCCTGGGGCCCGACGGCGTGGAGGGAGGAGAGGGAAGCAACGCGGACATTACGAACTGGTAA
- a CDS encoding type II secretion system F family protein: MPVFRYTAYDGAGRSKQGTLEASSQAGAVFQLEGRGLVVVSIAQERATKKKRLRRLSLEGHVFFCKSLASYLKGGLTLTDALKLLSRQSPDRAVAAVYGELLESVQAGRKVSAGMRDLGVFREGLVGIVESGENGGALPTVLDKAASLYRLELSLRRKVRGALTYPLVMLLVGGAVVTFLLSYVVPKMTELFAEIGQTLPLPTRILLAISGFAREWFLPLALAGALLGFLFRRRLARIPVPFLRGLQERIALSLVFSHLATLCDAGIPLVQGLQLAASMDRNSERWRTVADLVKGGLRFAAALEKSGAFAEEVVYMVRVGEMGGELAEALRRTGENAWEIAEEQMERLTNLLEPIMVVVMGGMVGFVVVAVLLPIFDISTFVK; this comes from the coding sequence GTGCCCGTCTTTCGCTACACCGCCTACGACGGCGCCGGCAGGTCCAAACAGGGCACACTGGAGGCCTCTTCCCAGGCCGGGGCGGTGTTCCAGCTCGAGGGGCGGGGGCTTGTGGTGGTCTCCATCGCCCAGGAACGGGCCACGAAAAAAAAGCGTCTCCGGCGCCTTTCCCTGGAAGGACACGTCTTCTTCTGCAAGAGTCTCGCTTCCTATTTGAAAGGAGGGCTCACCCTCACGGACGCGCTGAAACTTCTTTCCCGCCAGTCTCCGGACCGGGCCGTGGCCGCCGTGTACGGCGAGCTGCTGGAGAGCGTCCAGGCGGGGCGCAAGGTTTCCGCGGGCATGCGCGATCTCGGCGTTTTCCGGGAGGGGCTCGTGGGCATCGTCGAATCCGGCGAGAACGGGGGTGCCCTTCCCACGGTGCTCGACAAGGCCGCGTCGCTCTATCGGCTGGAACTCTCCCTCCGCCGCAAGGTTCGGGGGGCGCTCACCTATCCGCTGGTGATGCTCCTGGTGGGCGGGGCCGTCGTGACCTTTCTCCTTTCCTACGTGGTGCCCAAGATGACCGAACTCTTCGCCGAGATCGGACAGACCCTTCCCCTGCCCACGCGGATTCTTCTCGCCATCTCCGGCTTCGCCCGGGAGTGGTTTCTTCCCCTTGCGCTGGCGGGAGCGCTCTTGGGTTTTCTCTTTCGGCGCCGCCTGGCCCGCATTCCCGTGCCGTTTCTGAGAGGCTTGCAGGAGCGTATCGCCCTCTCCCTGGTCTTCTCCCATCTGGCGACGCTGTGCGATGCGGGAATTCCCCTCGTGCAGGGGCTCCAGCTCGCCGCCTCCATGGACCGGAACAGCGAACGATGGCGCACCGTGGCGGACCTCGTCAAGGGAGGACTGCGTTTTGCCGCGGCGCTCGAGAAGAGCGGTGCCTTTGCGGAAGAAGTCGTCTACATGGTCCGGGTGGGCGAAATGGGGGGTGAACTCGCCGAGGCGTTGCGCCGCACGGGAGAGAACGCCTGGGAGATCGCGGAAGAGCAGATGGAGCGCTTGACGAACCTCCTCGAACCGATTATGGTCGTTGTCATGGGGGGCATGGTGGGTTTTGTCGTCGTCGCCGTTCTGCTTCCTATTTTCGATATTTCCACCTTTGTTAAATGA
- a CDS encoding GspE/PulE family protein has product MTETTKTFSQEKRAVTAEGASAASSAPMSLPGPEQIRALLPPSLSLDSLRQFGILPIRTSGDLLVVAISSLEQYATAQILGAFLNRSVEVELHPQERIAELIRALYDMRSSLGEETTGAIEAVEDLSDLVREDVLSDSVDAPVIRLVNGVIQEAIRERATDIHIEPFEDSLVIRYRIDGVLLEKLRLPKGHQAPLTSRIKVMARMDIAERFVPQDGRIGISLGDRDVDIRVGSVPTQHGERLALRILDKAQGLLSLEDLGMAEEERTSLESLIARPYGMILLTGPTGSGKTTTLYAMLRTLARPEVNVITVEDPVEYDLPGVAQIQVNEKAGVTFASALRSILRQDPDIVMVGEMRDFETAHIGVQASLTGHLVLSTLHTNDSTSAVTRLTDMGIEPYLVSGSLIGVVAQRLVRRICPKCREEAAVPSLLARRGLEKAWRGHGCDHCRNTGYRGRVGLYEQFVVDGEMQEAIAASRPGGALRTLAREKGLRTLWELGFAKVSAGLTTPEELLRVAGEG; this is encoded by the coding sequence GTGACGGAGACGACGAAAACCTTTTCGCAAGAGAAACGCGCCGTAACGGCGGAAGGTGCGTCGGCCGCGTCCTCCGCACCGATGTCCCTTCCCGGGCCAGAGCAGATCCGGGCGCTGCTGCCGCCGTCTTTGAGCCTGGATTCGCTTCGCCAGTTCGGTATTTTGCCCATCCGCACCTCCGGAGATCTTCTCGTCGTGGCCATCTCCTCGCTGGAGCAGTACGCCACGGCCCAGATCCTCGGGGCGTTCCTCAACCGCTCCGTGGAGGTGGAACTTCACCCCCAGGAACGCATCGCCGAGCTGATCCGGGCGCTCTACGACATGCGGAGTTCCCTCGGCGAGGAGACCACCGGCGCCATCGAGGCCGTGGAGGATCTGTCGGACCTCGTCCGGGAGGACGTGCTCTCCGATTCCGTGGACGCGCCGGTCATCCGGCTCGTGAACGGCGTGATCCAGGAGGCGATCCGCGAAAGGGCCACGGACATCCATATCGAACCCTTTGAGGACAGTCTGGTCATCCGCTACCGCATCGACGGAGTGCTCCTGGAAAAACTCCGCCTTCCCAAGGGGCATCAGGCTCCCCTGACGAGCCGGATCAAGGTCATGGCCCGCATGGACATCGCCGAGCGCTTTGTTCCCCAGGACGGGCGCATCGGCATCTCTCTGGGAGACAGGGACGTGGACATCCGCGTGGGAAGTGTCCCTACCCAGCACGGGGAACGCCTGGCTCTCCGCATCCTCGACAAGGCCCAGGGGCTTCTCTCCCTGGAGGATCTCGGCATGGCGGAGGAAGAACGCACCTCTCTGGAATCGCTCATCGCCCGCCCCTACGGCATGATCCTCCTCACCGGCCCCACGGGGTCGGGAAAGACCACCACGCTCTACGCCATGCTCCGGACCCTGGCCCGTCCCGAGGTGAACGTCATCACCGTGGAGGACCCCGTGGAGTACGATCTCCCCGGCGTGGCCCAGATCCAGGTCAACGAGAAGGCGGGAGTCACCTTTGCCTCGGCGCTGCGCTCCATTCTGCGCCAGGACCCGGATATCGTCATGGTGGGAGAGATGCGGGATTTCGAGACCGCCCACATCGGCGTCCAGGCATCCCTCACGGGACACCTGGTGCTCTCCACACTGCACACCAACGACAGCACCAGCGCCGTCACGCGTCTCACCGACATGGGCATCGAGCCCTACCTGGTCTCGGGATCGCTCATCGGGGTGGTGGCCCAGCGCCTTGTGCGGCGCATCTGTCCCAAGTGCCGCGAGGAGGCCGCCGTGCCATCCCTGCTTGCCCGGCGAGGGCTCGAAAAGGCCTGGAGGGGGCACGGATGTGACCATTGCCGGAACACGGGATATCGCGGGCGCGTCGGCCTTTACGAGCAATTCGTGGTGGACGGCGAGATGCAGGAGGCCATCGCCGCGTCGCGCCCGGGCGGAGCGCTGCGGACACTGGCCAGGGAAAAGGGATTGCGCACTCTCTGGGAACTGGGCTTCGCCAAGGTGAGCGCGGGACTGACCACACCGGAGGAACTGCTCCGGGTGGCAGGGGAGGGCTGA